AGAATGGctttcaataataatgaaataacataAGCGTTTTTGTTTGATTGcgtggttaggtaaggtttttatttatttatttatttattttttatgtgggagggacactggccaagggtaacaaaaatccaatataaaaaaaaaaaaaagcccactgagatgccagtcccagaaaagggtccaaagcaattgtaaaaaattgaagcataattatcttgaaacctccctcttgaaggaattcaaatcatgggaaggtggaaatatggaagcaggcaggaagttccagagtctaccaatgaaagggatgaatgattgagaatattggttaactcttgcattagagagatggacagaataggggtgacagaaagaagaaagtcatgtgcagcgaggctgtgggaggaggggaggcatgcagttagcaagatcagaagagcagttagcatgaaaacagtggtagaagacagctagagatgcaacatagtggcagtgagagagaggctgaagacagtcagttagaggagaggagttgatgaaatgaaaagcttttgattccaccctgtctagaagagcggtatgagtggagacatctcagaatgcctaacttcatagaagctgttttagctagagataagatgtaaagtttccagttcagattatgtgtaaaggacagactgaggatgttcagcatagaagagggggacagttgagtgtcattaaagaagagggatagttgtctggaaggttgtgccgagttgatagatggaggaattgaatttttgaggcactgaacagtaccaagtttgctctgcccaattagaaattttagaaagatcagaagtcaggtattctgtggcttcactgcgtgaaatatttacttcttgaagtgttggacgtctatgaaaagatgtggaaaagtgcagggtggtatcatcagtgaaTCActttgaagtgatagatgtctaagaatcttcctgttgagtcTAGgatcaaaaactttagataggcaggaaattaaagcaataggatggtagtttgagggattagaacggtcaccctttttaggaacagggtaaatgtaggcaaactttcagcaagaaggaaagataggtgttgacagacagaactgaaagagtttgactagacaaggtgcaagcacagagccacagtttcggagaacaataggagggactccatcaggtccataagccttctgaggatttaggccagcgagagcattgaaaacatcattgcaaagaattttaatagatagcatgaagtagtcagagagtggaggagagggaggaacaagccctgaatcgtccaaggtagagtttttagcaaaggtttgagtgaagacttcaggtttagagatagatgtgatagcagtgatgccatctggttgaaataaagaagggaaagaagaagaagcaaagttattggagatatttttggctagatgctagaagtcacgaggggagttagatcttgaaagattttgacactttctattaatgaaggagtttttggctagttggagaacagatttggcatggttccgggcagaaatataaagtgtatgagattctggtgatggaaagctgaagtaccttttgtgggccacctctctatcatgtatagcatgagaacaagctgtgttagaccaaggtttggaaggtttaggtggagaaaaagagtgaggaatgtacacttccatgacagacactatcacctctgttatgcgctcggcacacaaatacaagtctctgacacggaagcagtagtcattccaaggaaaatcagcaaaataccttctcaggtacccccaactagcagaggcataacgccagaggcaccttcgcctaGGGGGATCCcgaggagagattggagtgatagCAAATTTTTGGAAGAACAAGTAGATTAGAAGTGTAGAAATTTTGAACATTGAACTTGTATGTTTTCAGCTGTGGTCCTGGTCAGTCAGCAGCAGTTTGGCTAGTATTAATATTATCTTCTTTCTGTGTATTTCCTGGATTTCCTCAATTTTCTTGTTACTTATGCTTATAAGTCTAACATTTACTGATCTACTTTTAACTTTATACCATTAAGTATGAAATGACCCTCATAGTTATGCTTGTGTTAGAATGACCCTGGAGAAACAAGGAATAAGTACATAGGTATAAATTTGTTTGGAGTATTTCTGGATAACCATTGTGAATCACAGTCCCCCAGATGCTTTGGTATGTTTTGCATGACATTTACTACATTTTTTAACTTCCTTGGTGTTACAGTCAGTCAACTGCCCAGTACCTCAAGGTACCACGTTGCCTGTGATTGAGATGTCAGGTGAATCGGCTTTGGAAGAAGATGATTGGGTGGGTACTGGCATTTGCTTGGAGTTTTGGAGATGCTGAAAATTTTCATTACTGGTCATAATATGAGCCACTGTTGTTTGGTGCTTCACTTTAAATTGTATATTTTAAagatataataaaaattaagatTACACTATGAAAAAGTACTGGGTTACTGGTAATGCTTCTGTGTGTCGTCCTGAATCTCTCCTCTGTGTCCATCATTTCAGTATGGACTCAtccacatttatttctaaaacaggatcttcttttttttttctttttttattgggaATTACATTCTGTTCCATTTTGCTGCACagattttaaccctttcactgtgatacaaAACAATTAACATCATCtaaagtaatgcatgaaatctctATAAGCATCAACAAGAAATAAGGGTATTAAAGAGAATAgcttttgcaatttctacccagtttagagattggaggtggctgcagaacaagtaaagatatctcagagtgattaataattaaggaaaggtgtaccaaatagcagtcaaagggttaaatcctttttttttttgtcttgtgggtTTCTGTTGTGTTTTTTCACACAAGTCTAGTACAACTCAACATCTCTCACCATATCTAAACACTATTGCACCTGTTATATCTTAAAAATGTAtcttataaaagaaaagttgCACTTTATGAAACAAGATGTGGGAGAAGAACCAGTCTCCTATCCACTTTGATAAAAATGTTTCACAGTGTTGCTGTTTAGCACATGCTGCTGGTTTGGCACTGTTGCTACtcagtatttttatatttgaaCTTACTTTATGTATAAGTTCATTTATATGCATTGCACCTCTTTCCAAGACCGAACAGAAGAAAATTATTTCAGTTGATGTgcttaaggtttttttttttgtgttgacaGGAGAAACATGGTGGTGTTAGCAGTggagagcagagagagggaagcaagCCAGGGACTGGAGGAAGCCTGGACAAACTCACGAGGGAAGAGTTGGTTACCAAATGCCGGCAACTCTTGACACTGGCACAAAAGGCCAAGGCTGCCAAAGATGGTAATACAATATGTAATGTGGTTGCTTTATgtttttatatgaagaaaaattaggaaCTCTTAGGCCTAGAATGGTATGTGATTGGATGTGATGCTAAGTAGCATTTGTGAGCTTGAGTAGAAggtagaaaaaggagagaaagtgatggATGTGTTTGAGTACTTCTATAAATTCTTGCCGCCTGTTACTCTTCctataattaatttattttatttcataggAAAAGAACATCTGTGTAATTGGAATTTAGCAAGTCAAATGATTGGGTGTAAATATGAACCAGTCATGTGTAATTACTGGATATTCATGGTACATTTGTACCATGAACAGTTATTTAATCTTTTATCAGTTTGTTATTTGTATCTTTTTATGATTCATTTGTTAATAGTTAACGTGTTGTTGACAGAATGTGTGGCTGAGCTGAGACATGTGAAGCCAGCAGCCGAACGGTGTGAGGTGGCGGAGGGACGAGTGCAGCAGGCAGAGTCGCAGGCTGAGGCATTGCAGGAAATGGTGGCCAACCTTACAGAGGGCAAAGTGGCTCTTACTACCAAGGTAGGTATACTCCTTCAGGCAGAGATTATGAgtagttttcatttttactcAGTCACCAATGATGAAATGACTCGGCTGTAAGATTACTGCACTAGGTTTCAATAGAAAGGATCCACTTGTCATGTATCTAACAACTCAACATTATAGATGATCAGCTTTTATCTAAAGTTTGAAAATTTCCCAAACAGATTGAGAGTTTGCAGCGACAGTTCAAGCTGGCTTCCAGTGAAGTTGATTCCTTGCAAGCAGTAGAGAGTGAATTGTTGAAAGAGAGAAATCAGCTGCAAGCCAAAAATGCTGAACTTAGTGaggagcaaaagaaaaatattgtcaAAGTGAAGGAACTTGAGACCTCTGTTAGGAAAGCAGAATTGTTGGAAAGAACATGGGCACAAGAAAAGCAGAATCTGGAGGTTAGTAATGAGTTGTAATGAATTGAGATTTTATAGCTAGGTCATATTCAAACTATAGTGTAGCTTTTTGGTGATGCCATTAAATACATTgtgatagatggaaaaaaaacaggttttGATACATGCACtgacaataataattatttcatttttttgtgaacAGGAGAAATTAGAAAACTTTCAAGCACAGATTGGACAAATTGATGTTCTGAAGGCTAAGTGTAAGAAACTTTTGGGTGAAAAAAATTCACTTGAGGAGGAAGTTCAGAAGCAACAGAATCAGGTGGCCAAGTACTCAAAGTTGCAGGGTGAAGTGACTGCtctaagggaagagaagaaggcaaCAGACATTGTGCTACAGAGTAccaagaaggaaaagcaagacCTAGAAGAAAAGCTGAAAAGCCTCGAGTGTGAAGTGTTACACAtcaagaaagtgaaggaagaaggagatgaaaatgCACATGCAAGTGATATGAAGGTTAAGGACTTGGAGGAGAAGataacattgcaagaaaaatctcttaaggaaagtgaaaaatgcATTTCAGAATTACAGGAAAAGTTGCAGAGGCTAGGGGAAGAAAAAATCCAACTAGAGAACAATATGAaccagagagaaaaggaggaagaagaagaaattgaaagtcTGAGACAAGAGCTAAGcactgagaaagagaacagcCAAAAACTGATGCAACAAATTAAGGGATTAGAAGTACAGGAAGATACAAGAGCAAGTTATTCCTTGGAAATGGAAGATCTGCAGGAAAGTCTTAAGAAAATGAAGGATCAGTTGGATGAGAAAGATTCAGAACTGGTTATGTTGAGAGAAGAGAAGTCATGTATTATAAAGGACGTTAAAGATATCAAAGCAAGAGAGGAATTGTTACAACagcaaaaaagagagatagaaaataaGCTTGAATTGTCAGCTAAAAACTTAAATGAAATCAAGGAAGAattaaacattacaaaaaatgagaagactaatctaaatgaaaaattaaaagaaactgAGATTGAGAATATGAGCCTGACTGAAGACATGAAGAAGATCAGAATTGAATGCACTGATCTTCAGCAGTGTAGAGAACTATCTGAAGAATTAACTGCAAAAGTCAGTCAACTTAATATTAATATACAGCAATCTAGTGAAGAAATTTCAAAACTACATGAAGTTAATGAACAGCTTAAACAAACAATATCTCAGTTACAGAAAAACATCAAAACtttagaggaggaaaatgtaaaaTTAAAAGGTGATCTTTCTCAGGCTGTGAGTGAATCTGAAAAGAATATAGATGGTGCCAAAGAGGAACAGCATAAGGCTGACCAATTGGCTGTAcacataaagaaaatggaagcagaAAATGAGGAATTAAAAATTAAAGTTGAGAAACTGATGACTGAGGCAGATGAGTTGAAACAAACACTGAAGAAGGTGCAAGACTGTGGAGAATGGCTAATCAGGGAATGTCAAGAGACCTATCCTTTGTTGAGCCAGAATGTTTTGCCCATTGATCATGGGGAGGGAAGTGATGTTCCAGATCAGATGGAAAGTGTAAAAAAGCTTATAGAATCTGTTAAGAAAGCAAAAGAGGCTTCACAGTATACAGATAATGTCAAAAACTTAAAACAAGTGTTGAATCAGCTTCATCATCACAGCACTAGTTTGCTTAGAGTAAGAGATGCATCCACCTGTGAAGCCACATCTGCAAGCATCAAGGAATTAATGGGCTGCCTTCTGAGCCTGCACAAAACCATGACATTGGTCTGGGATGTGGAGGAGAATAATCAGCTGGAAGAAGACTGTACTCAGGCTGCCTCTGCCTTCAGCAAACTATGTGTACAGTTAGGGATGGACACTGAGAAACTGGAGCAGTTGACTACAGCATTGGAGAAATTGAAGGAAGAGCTAGAGCACAAGGAGGCCAAGGCACGGGAGGAACACCAAGCTCTAAGtacaaaatatgaagaaatgatacAAGAAAAACTGAAACAGGTGGAACATCTACATGAAACTATTGCAGAGTATgagaaagataagaatgaaTTAGTTAGCTCATTGCATGAGGAGCAAGCAAAGTCTGttaaacacaaggaaaaaatatctaaTTTGGAGGCAGAGTTGCAGGCTTTGAAAATTAAGGAGATTGAGCTGATAAGGCagatagatgaaaataaagaaaaagggaaagctGTCAGTGATATAAGTCAAAAGCTAAGTTCTCTTGAGGTGGAgaaacaaactctgaagtgtAAATGGGATGAGTGTGTTGCAGAAAATGTTAACCTAAAACAATCATTGACTAAACGGGAGGAGGATTTGCAGTGTTTAtgtcaagaaaaacaaaatcttgAATCTACCATAAGCAATCAAGTAAAGGAAATAGAGGATTTTAGAGCAACTGTGAAAGACTTGAATGAACAGAGCATTAGGAGTCAGGAAAATATGAGCTCAGAAAAAACAGACTTGGAAAAACAAATTTTTAGAATCTCAGAGGAAAGACTTGCGCTAGAAAGAGAATTTGATGCTTTAGCCACAAATAAGAAACTAGCAGAAGAAAACctagtgaaagagaggaaaatattggaagaaaggatagaaatACTAAATCAAGAACAAGAGAGTACAATAAAAGCTTCAGAAAGCTtgagagatgaaaataatagtctgcaaggaaaagtagaagagcTTGGAACACAAGTGGAAAATTTGCAAAAAGAAGTTAGCCATTTGCAAGAAGAAATGCAGAAGACTGAGGAGAAAATTCAGGTAAGATTTGTGtcataaaaataatgtaaaatttGTGTGATATTTCTATTTTGttacaaaactgaaaaaaattgtACATGAGTTATGGATGATTGTAATGATTGACACAGGCTATGAGCTGTGAAAAGGATTCTTGCGAAAAGGCGCTGAAGGAAGCAGAGAATCAGAAGCAGCAGCTGGATACCTCCTTGAAGGCCTCAGTCCATCGGTGTGAAGAGCTCCTGGAGGAACTGAACCAGATGAACAAGGCTCTGAGGGAACGAGGGGAAAGGATATCCCGGCTAGAGGCTGCTCACCAGGAGAAGAGTGGAGAGCTGGAGACCACTGCTGCTCTCTTGAAGGAACTACAGAGCAAggtgagggaaaaatggagctgtgtgtgtttgtttgtgttgggtGAGATCTGTCACAGGCATTTCTTTAGCTATATGAAGAGCACCTATTTGGGAAGCATAAAGACAGGATGTTAATGTAATTCCTTGTGTAAGACTTCATGCACTGGCTTTGTGTTGTTTGGAAATGAATTTTGCACATATGAAACTCAAAGATTTACATTTTACAGTATTAACTGATGGaagtattttctcattttcagttGTGTACATTCAGTTATAtgctatatatttttatttatcagaTGATGAGCAGTGAAGCTGAGCTTGCAAGTAAACAGGAGCAACTTGAAACTATCACTGAACAGTTGCAGTCAGTTGGCCCAGGTACTGCTCCCCCACAGGCTCCAGACACCAGTGCTCAGCAGATCACCAAACTGGAGGAAAAAATCAGGGAGCTGGAATTGGAGAGGAATAATTTGAAGAAGGTACCAAAAATGAAATTTACATGAGAAATTTTCTTTTAGATATGTTGAATCTTCCATCTTTTTGCTTGAAATTTGGAGAAAGATGCCCTGAACTTGATATATTCTGATTTGTGATTTGTGATTCTGATTTGTATAAGCATAATATGCATTACCTACTGGTAAGGCAAAAATATGGTTGACATGCTTCCCTGGCAGGCTGTGCGGCTCCTGGAGAATGAGGGATCAGGAGGgcgtgaaggaggaagtggaggacagGATGCACAGAGTGAGGTCCTGAGTACCAGCACCATCAGCCGGGCAGATGACTCCCAGCGTATGAAGGAGCTTGAGGACACCTTTGAGGAACGATACATGAGGGTGAGAGCACCAGCTATCtcacctctcactttccttttttgAGTTAGCTTTGGGAGATGCCTTTTTTCTGAGAAACCAAAGttattgtattttcattttattatactTATCCTCCTTTGAAATTCTTGATAAACCATGAAATTGTGCTTGGTCACATTCATGATACACTTTCTCAGCCTTTTCTTGAAGTACATGTTATAAATCTAGTTTCACATCATTCTGAAATCTTTCTGTACTGGTAATTGACAAAAATATTAACATAGTTTCTATCTTAATTTCTCAGCTGAAGAGTGTAGCCATCAAACTCAAGAAGCGTGTGGCTGAGTTGACGTCACAGCTAAATGCCTCTGAGGAAGCTCGCAACAAGGCAACTGCTGAAAGGCAAGAGGGTGGCACTAAGGAGAGCATGAAGGTTGCCTCCAAGACCATACAGGTAAAATTAATGAGTCAAAAATGAAGTTCTCTTATCACTTGTAGAGTAATTGCTGTAAATCTGTCTGACTGAAAGTTTAAAATTTAAcaatataaatgaatgaatggtttGTTAGTTTAATACATTGAtaagtatatttatttttctttagatAATTGATCTTCGTACTTTCATGGGAATGACATTTTTAGTGACTGACAGAAATGCTAGAACTGAAGGCtggagagaagatgagacagTTGGTGGTGGTTATAATGATGACTCAATTTGCAGGCATTGCAAGGTGAGATTGACAGACTGCAAGATGAGATtgacagtaagaaaaaagagatgaaagaacaaGGGAAACAGCTGTGTGCTGCAGCTGAACAATTATCAAATGTCCGATCTGAACTGGCAGCACGACAGGAGGAGAATGTTGTTCTAACAAGAACTGTTAAGGTATTTTGATGTCCATCATGAGAGAAGCTCTTGCATGCAGAATTTCAAGAGTTTgcttgtgtgtatatgtataccAAGAGGAAAGTATGTCATTATGAAAGATTAGTTACTGTAAACCACACTGCATTATCAGATGAAGATCTGTGAAAGCAGTTAATATAGTAAAATGAGATGCATGAATCCCTGATAAATCAATAACTTTATATTGCAGAACCTTGAAGAAACCATCTCAAGCCAAGAGGATGCAGCCACCAGCCTGCAGGGACAGGTTGCTGCACTAGAAAAACGATTGGTGGCAGAGGTAGAAAAGCAGCAAGTAGTTGAAgaacggagaaagaaaatggaagaaaggatggaagaggaaaagcaaagaGCATCCCAGTTTGTGAAACAGCTGGAGGAGGCCAAGCAGGTATGAAGGGGGTGATGAGAGTGAATTAGTTAATgtgtgggaaggggaaggagacacAGGTGTTCAGGGGAAGAGGTTCATTGGTCTGTAAGATTAGATAATGAGATGTGCTGCTGAATATTAGAGTCAAACCTGATGACCTGTTTATCATGTTATGTTtattacaaagaaaatatagtgCCTTCTCATACTGATTGATGAGGGGACTCCCTACTTAGAAAGCTTAAAATTTTCTATAACTGAAAGGTTGAattcttttaatttaattttctttcattacccaGGAGGTCAAAACAAAAGCTCTGTTGGATCTGGAGATGCGAGACTACGAGCTGACAGTGGAGGAGCTGAATGGTCAGTTGGCAGAGAAAAATTCACGCATCACAAGCTTGGAATCTGAagtggagcgagagagagagcggtgcaGCAGCCTTCAGGAGCAGCTGGCTCACCTCACCACGCAGGAAGccacagagagggagagagcagagaaaatgaaggtgagtggaggaaaaaaatgcactGAGTTTATTTCATTAGGTTGTAGTTCATAAATATTATATTTTGGTGGTTCTTTGATGTATTAGATAATGTTTGGAATGCAGGTTAATGTCATACACAATTATTGATTTTTGCAATGATTTTCATGATATTACGATCACCTGACAA
This genomic window from Scylla paramamosain isolate STU-SP2022 chromosome 33, ASM3559412v1, whole genome shotgun sequence contains:
- the LOC135089697 gene encoding GRIP and coiled-coil domain-containing protein 2-like isoform X3; the protein is MSGESALEEDDWEKHGGVSSGEQREGSKPGTGGSLDKLTREELVTKCRQLLTLAQKAKAAKDECVAELRHVKPAAERCEVAEGRVQQAESQAEALQEMVANLTEGKVALTTKIESLQRQFKLASSEVDSLQAVESELLKERNQLQAKNAELSEEQKKNIVKVKELETSVRKAELLERTWAQEKQNLEEKLENFQAQIGQIDVLKAKCKKLLGEKNSLEEEVQKQQNQVAKYSKLQGEVTALREEKKATDIVLQSTKKEKQDLEEKLKSLECEVLHIKKVKEEGDENAHASDMKVKDLEEKITLQEKSLKESEKCISELQEKLQRLGEEKIQLENNMNQREKEEEEEIESLRQELSTEKENSQKLMQQIKGLEVQEDTRASYSLEMEDLQESLKKMKDQLDEKDSELVMLREEKSCIIKDVKDIKAREELLQQQKREIENKLELSAKNLNEIKEELNITKNEKTNLNEKLKETEIENMSLTEDMKKIRIECTDLQQCRELSEELTAKVSQLNINIQQSSEEISKLHEVNEQLKQTISQLQKNIKTLEEENVKLKGDLSQAVSESEKNIDGAKEEQHKADQLAVHIKKMEAENEELKIKVEKLMTEADELKQTLKKVQDCGEWLIRECQETYPLLSQNVLPIDHGEGSDVPDQMESVKKLIESVKKAKEASQYTDNVKNLKQVLNQLHHHSTSLLRVRDASTCEATSASIKELMGCLLSLHKTMTLVWDVEENNQLEEDCTQAASAFSKLCVQLGMDTEKLEQLTTALEKLKEELEHKEAKAREEHQALSTKYEEMIQEKLKQVEHLHETIAEYEKDKNELVSSLHEEQAKSVKHKEKISNLEAELQALKIKEIELIRQIDENKEKGKAVSDISQKLSSLEVEKQTLKCKWDECVAENVNLKQSLTKREEDLQCLCQEKQNLESTISNQVKEIEDFRATVKDLNEQSIRSQENMSSEKTDLEKQIFRISEERLALEREFDALATNKKLAEENLVKERKILEERIEILNQEQESTIKASESLRDENNSLQGKVEELGTQVENLQKEVSHLQEEMQKTEEKIQAMSCEKDSCEKALKEAENQKQQLDTSLKASVHRCEELLEELNQMNKALRERGERISRLEAAHQEKSGELETTAALLKELQSKMMSSEAELASKQEQLETITEQLQSVGPGTAPPQAPDTSAQQITKLEEKIRELELERNNLKKAVRLLENEGSGGREGGSGGQDAQSEVLSTSTISRADDSQRMKELEDTFEERYMRLKSVAIKLKKRVAELTSQLNASEEARNKATAERQEGGTKESMKVASKTIQALQGEIDRLQDEIDSKKKEMKEQGKQLCAAAEQLSNVRSELAARQEENVVLTRTVKNLEETISSQEDAATSLQGQVAALEKRLVAEVEKQQVVEERRKKMEERMEEEKQRASQFVKQLEEAKQEVKTKALLDLEMRDYELTVEELNGQLAEKNSRITSLESEVERERERCSSLQEQLAHLTTQEATERERAEKMKKLLLDQKTELLELRQIQEKESSARQLDRSSMERLTQEVEKQKLMVAEISSEKTKYEDLLRHTKSTMERQVEVLEEQVSHHKEEAQQLMAERNSLHNEFESYKVRAASVLRQKKRPSEVSVEDLQSEKDQLQSECAAAQLKLQQLQSDFSAIKAENSFLQSEKEGMSRQLVSLSEDLTRKEKFYQQKMSNLESKMEAEIKEYQSVISNLSAQNETQNLNFKKQFESLRQTHSREVEELSAKLEEAEEKLWNQKNSVSGSAPVVTASLTPGAPPALPQSLRPEVEHVAGAAPSGLTHRRQPSHGYEESRIDVSNMVREEGEGSEWVEPVQRSPGKGGNYSPPPLEQLISSPLPPAPSLPQDDQLSITSAATDAANRELTRLEAKVNAAEMRITQLTSLLHESEAENAKLSQLSDALKEEIRRSARNEDREKHMENMEYMKNVILKFLLLGNGEERKHLIPVLKTVLQLSPQETSQLEHIATGEEGDGAGRGGWGNYLHLWSSR
- the LOC135089697 gene encoding GRIP and coiled-coil domain-containing protein 2-like isoform X4, translated to MEKHGGVSSGEQREGSKPGTGGSLDKLTREELVTKCRQLLTLAQKAKAAKDECVAELRHVKPAAERCEVAEGRVQQAESQAEALQEMVANLTEGKVALTTKIESLQRQFKLASSEVDSLQAVESELLKERNQLQAKNAELSEEQKKNIVKVKELETSVRKAELLERTWAQEKQNLEEKLENFQAQIGQIDVLKAKCKKLLGEKNSLEEEVQKQQNQVAKYSKLQGEVTALREEKKATDIVLQSTKKEKQDLEEKLKSLECEVLHIKKVKEEGDENAHASDMKVKDLEEKITLQEKSLKESEKCISELQEKLQRLGEEKIQLENNMNQREKEEEEEIESLRQELSTEKENSQKLMQQIKGLEVQEDTRASYSLEMEDLQESLKKMKDQLDEKDSELVMLREEKSCIIKDVKDIKAREELLQQQKREIENKLELSAKNLNEIKEELNITKNEKTNLNEKLKETEIENMSLTEDMKKIRIECTDLQQCRELSEELTAKVSQLNINIQQSSEEISKLHEVNEQLKQTISQLQKNIKTLEEENVKLKGDLSQAVSESEKNIDGAKEEQHKADQLAVHIKKMEAENEELKIKVEKLMTEADELKQTLKKVQDCGEWLIRECQETYPLLSQNVLPIDHGEGSDVPDQMESVKKLIESVKKAKEASQYTDNVKNLKQVLNQLHHHSTSLLRVRDASTCEATSASIKELMGCLLSLHKTMTLVWDVEENNQLEEDCTQAASAFSKLCVQLGMDTEKLEQLTTALEKLKEELEHKEAKAREEHQALSTKYEEMIQEKLKQVEHLHETIAEYEKDKNELVSSLHEEQAKSVKHKEKISNLEAELQALKIKEIELIRQIDENKEKGKAVSDISQKLSSLEVEKQTLKCKWDECVAENVNLKQSLTKREEDLQCLCQEKQNLESTISNQVKEIEDFRATVKDLNEQSIRSQENMSSEKTDLEKQIFRISEERLALEREFDALATNKKLAEENLVKERKILEERIEILNQEQESTIKASESLRDENNSLQGKVEELGTQVENLQKEVSHLQEEMQKTEEKIQAMSCEKDSCEKALKEAENQKQQLDTSLKASVHRCEELLEELNQMNKALRERGERISRLEAAHQEKSGELETTAALLKELQSKMMSSEAELASKQEQLETITEQLQSVGPGTAPPQAPDTSAQQITKLEEKIRELELERNNLKKAVRLLENEGSGGREGGSGGQDAQSEVLSTSTISRADDSQRMKELEDTFEERYMRLKSVAIKLKKRVAELTSQLNASEEARNKATAERQEGGTKESMKVASKTIQALQGEIDRLQDEIDSKKKEMKEQGKQLCAAAEQLSNVRSELAARQEENVVLTRTVKNLEETISSQEDAATSLQGQVAALEKRLVAEVEKQQVVEERRKKMEERMEEEKQRASQFVKQLEEAKQEVKTKALLDLEMRDYELTVEELNGQLAEKNSRITSLESEVERERERCSSLQEQLAHLTTQEATERERAEKMKKLLLDQKTELLELRQIQEKESSARQLDRSSMERLTQEVEKQKLMVAEISSEKTKYEDLLRHTKSTMERQVEVLEEQVSHHKEEAQQLMAERNSLHNEFESYKVRAASVLRQKKRPSEVSVEDLQSEKDQLQSECAAAQLKLQQLQSDFSAIKAENSFLQSEKEGMSRQLVSLSEDLTRKEKFYQQKMSNLESKMEAEIKEYQSVISNLSAQNETQNLNFKKQFESLRQTHSREVEELSAKLEEAEEKLWNQKNSVSGSAPVVTASLTPGAPPALPQSLRPEVEHVAGAAPSGLTHRRQPSHGYEESRIDVSNMVREEGEGSEWVEPVQRSPGKGGNYSPPPLEQLISSPLPPAPSLPQDDQLSITSAATDAANRELTRLEAKVNAAEMRITQLTSLLHESEAENAKLSQLSDALKEEIRRSARNEDREKHMENMEYMKNVILKFLLLGNGEERKHLIPVLKTVLQLSPQETSQLEHIATGEEGDGAGRGGWGNYLHLWSSR